The following proteins come from a genomic window of Pyxidicoccus sp. MSG2:
- a CDS encoding AAA family ATPase, translating into MTQPARVLSPVPSPASAHSAMERIATQLGRAVQGKEAQAQLVVTCLVAGGHLLLEDVPGVGKTTLAEALARACGLSFARVQFTADLMPADILGAQVFHAQSATFQFRPGPLFRQLVLADELNRAPPRTQSALLEAMAQGQVSLDGSTYPLPAPFTVVATQNPVDFSGTYPLPDSQLDRFMVRMSLGHPAPEVESRLLATRGGAPALDAVELVSGPEEVASLRALAAELKLDGAVADYVVRLATATRQHGDIERGASTRAVLALGAAARAQALWESRDFVTPGDVRALLVPCWAHRVLLRSAVQGVTARDEAAHLLEEISRKVPAPR; encoded by the coding sequence ATGACCCAGCCTGCCCGAGTCCTCTCCCCCGTCCCCTCCCCTGCCTCCGCGCACTCGGCGATGGAACGGATCGCCACCCAGTTGGGGCGCGCGGTCCAGGGCAAGGAGGCCCAGGCCCAGCTCGTCGTGACGTGCCTGGTGGCCGGGGGGCACCTCCTCCTGGAGGACGTGCCGGGTGTGGGCAAGACGACACTCGCGGAGGCCCTGGCCCGGGCGTGTGGCCTGAGCTTCGCCCGCGTCCAGTTCACCGCGGACCTGATGCCGGCCGACATCCTCGGCGCCCAGGTCTTCCACGCGCAGTCGGCCACCTTCCAGTTCCGTCCCGGTCCCCTCTTCCGGCAGCTGGTGCTGGCGGATGAGCTGAACCGTGCCCCGCCGCGCACGCAGTCCGCGCTGCTGGAGGCCATGGCCCAGGGCCAGGTGTCCCTGGACGGCTCCACGTACCCGCTCCCCGCACCCTTCACCGTGGTGGCCACGCAGAACCCGGTGGACTTCTCCGGCACGTACCCGCTGCCGGACTCGCAGCTGGACCGCTTCATGGTGCGCATGTCGCTGGGCCACCCCGCCCCCGAGGTGGAGTCCCGGCTGCTGGCCACCCGCGGCGGCGCGCCGGCCCTGGACGCGGTGGAGTTGGTGTCCGGCCCCGAGGAGGTGGCGTCCCTGCGCGCGCTGGCCGCGGAGCTGAAGCTGGACGGCGCGGTGGCGGACTACGTGGTGCGGCTGGCGACGGCCACGCGCCAGCACGGGGACATCGAGCGTGGCGCGTCCACGCGCGCGGTGCTGGCGCTGGGCGCGGCGGCGCGGGCGCAGGCCCTGTGGGAGTCCCGGGACTTCGTGACGCCGGGAGACGTGCGGGCGCTGCTGGTGCCCTGCTGGGCGCACCGCGTGCTGCTGCGCAGCGCCGTGCAGGGCGTGACGGCGCGAGACGAGGCGGCGCACCTCCTGGAGGAGATCTCCCGGAAGGTTCCGGCGCCCCGGTGA
- a CDS encoding DUF58 domain-containing protein gives MTPRRRKQWWARVRAWLRPPRTLKVTRIGRTYLVVTFGVGLGALNTGNNLLYLLLGLLLSMVVVSGVLSERCLQDVSVRRVGADAAFAAEPFAFRWAIAKKRGHGFALTLGEADSPLTGEGGVGYLPAGVDHVVRANLTAPRRGPVLMTGVRVTTTWPLGLFAKSRVFSLEGTLLVYPRRGYACQDPGEAERGPVGDAGNPRRNDGTGDVSGLRELMQGEDARRIHWLKSASAGKLLRVEREREERRTWVLAVDAGLEGDALERRCEEVAALAHRLIEEGHEVGLDTADGRVRPAAGSAQERRVLRALAWLGHEGPREDEEAA, from the coding sequence GTGACGCCGCGCCGGCGCAAGCAGTGGTGGGCCCGGGTTCGCGCCTGGCTCCGGCCGCCGCGCACCCTGAAGGTGACGCGCATCGGCCGCACGTACCTGGTGGTGACGTTCGGCGTGGGCCTGGGCGCGCTCAACACCGGCAACAACCTCCTCTACCTGCTGCTGGGCCTGCTGCTGAGCATGGTGGTGGTGTCCGGAGTGCTGTCCGAGCGCTGCCTCCAGGACGTGTCCGTGCGGCGCGTGGGCGCGGACGCGGCCTTCGCGGCGGAGCCCTTCGCCTTCCGCTGGGCGATTGCGAAGAAGCGCGGCCACGGCTTCGCCCTCACGCTGGGCGAGGCGGACTCGCCGCTGACGGGCGAGGGCGGCGTGGGCTACCTCCCCGCCGGAGTGGACCACGTGGTGCGGGCCAACCTCACCGCGCCCCGACGCGGCCCGGTGCTGATGACGGGCGTGCGCGTCACCACGACGTGGCCGCTGGGCCTGTTCGCCAAGTCGCGCGTCTTCTCCCTGGAGGGCACACTGCTCGTCTACCCGCGGCGCGGCTACGCCTGCCAGGACCCGGGCGAGGCGGAGCGCGGGCCGGTGGGTGACGCGGGCAACCCGCGCCGCAACGACGGCACCGGCGACGTGTCGGGCCTGCGCGAGCTGATGCAGGGTGAGGACGCGCGCCGCATCCACTGGCTCAAGAGCGCGTCGGCGGGAAAGCTGCTGCGCGTGGAGCGCGAGCGCGAGGAGCGCCGCACCTGGGTGCTGGCGGTGGACGCCGGGCTCGAGGGCGACGCGCTGGAGCGCCGCTGCGAGGAGGTGGCCGCGCTGGCCCACCGGCTCATCGAGGAGGGCCACGAGGTGGGGCTGGACACGGCGGACGGCCGCGTGCGCCCCGCCGCGGGCAGCGCGCAGGAGCGGCGCGTCCTCCGGGCCCTGGCGTGGCTGGGCCACGAGGGCCCGCGCGAGGACGAGGAGGCGGCATGA
- a CDS encoding transglutaminase TgpA family protein, protein MRQGLRLGLRDLGAGAAFASMGVSGQLPVWTLALYGLALVCALMGWRLFGRRAKLTALLLLVVAVVLGMNVLAGSLNLVVAACAFAGLISAHRLLSTPEPATDGQVHLSGLLMVAGGAALTGELVYGLCLVAFGVLSSMSLALGVVEAAVPEGEPVPVRQVMRPLATGLTFAVAGAVAFFILFPRLNWNMMGPRASPGLGAATAGFSNTVRLGGAGGTLKGNPRIVLRATLDPDPDQENLDAYWVGRTYDVFDGQEWTSLGSARGDGDWMVTLRPGSERLIHQRVELLPAYGARTLVALETPSKLGNAAAHTQAGSRRARIQELGGGEVRFLDPGISFSYEAYSLPPGGSGDSFKKLPADEQDALLTLPENIDPRVAQTAARVLNGEREPLAAAQKLAAWLQRENSYTLELSGNVEDPLADFLFERKAGHCEHFATALTLMLRTQGIQARLATGFFGGERVNDGYVVRAGDAHAWTHVLVPGRGFVTVDATPPAHRASQASEFLQDLLGFYESLEERWRSAVVDYSFRDQLDVARSLVRPPRGSDENESPSRLPPLRAWATALVAGAVAYGVWRRLARFLERERPHDATRFVDAVEALLASARLERHEGETLEELDARLAREHHPLSAALSPVTRRYLEARFGGRPLRQGESVELLGTLKRAIAADARRAAAEARTPRARAS, encoded by the coding sequence ATGAGGCAGGGCTTGCGACTGGGGCTGAGAGACCTGGGCGCCGGGGCCGCCTTCGCCTCCATGGGCGTGTCCGGGCAGTTGCCCGTGTGGACGCTCGCGCTCTATGGGCTGGCGCTGGTGTGCGCGCTCATGGGGTGGCGGCTGTTCGGCCGGCGGGCGAAGCTCACCGCGCTGCTCCTGCTCGTGGTGGCGGTGGTGCTGGGCATGAATGTCCTGGCCGGCTCGCTCAACCTGGTGGTGGCGGCGTGCGCCTTCGCGGGCCTCATCTCCGCGCACCGCCTGCTGTCCACGCCCGAGCCCGCCACCGACGGGCAGGTCCACCTGTCCGGGCTGCTGATGGTGGCGGGTGGCGCGGCGCTGACCGGCGAGCTCGTGTACGGCCTGTGCCTGGTGGCCTTCGGCGTGCTGTCCAGCATGTCGCTGGCGCTGGGCGTGGTGGAGGCCGCGGTGCCGGAGGGCGAGCCGGTGCCGGTGCGCCAGGTGATGCGTCCGCTGGCCACGGGGCTGACCTTCGCGGTGGCCGGCGCGGTGGCCTTCTTCATCCTCTTCCCGCGCCTCAACTGGAACATGATGGGCCCGCGCGCTTCGCCGGGCCTGGGCGCCGCCACCGCGGGCTTCTCCAACACCGTTCGACTGGGCGGCGCCGGCGGCACCCTCAAGGGCAACCCCCGCATCGTCCTGCGCGCCACCCTGGACCCGGATCCGGACCAGGAGAACCTGGACGCGTACTGGGTGGGCCGCACCTACGACGTCTTCGACGGGCAGGAATGGACGAGCCTGGGCAGCGCCCGGGGCGACGGCGACTGGATGGTGACGCTGCGGCCGGGCAGCGAGCGCCTCATCCACCAGCGCGTGGAATTGCTCCCCGCGTACGGAGCCCGCACGCTGGTGGCCCTGGAGACGCCCTCGAAGCTGGGCAACGCGGCCGCCCACACGCAGGCGGGCAGCCGGCGCGCCCGCATCCAGGAACTGGGCGGCGGCGAGGTGCGCTTCCTCGACCCCGGCATCTCCTTCAGCTACGAGGCCTACAGCCTTCCTCCCGGCGGCAGCGGTGACAGCTTCAAGAAGCTCCCCGCCGACGAGCAGGACGCGCTGCTGACCCTGCCGGAGAACATCGACCCGCGCGTCGCGCAGACGGCCGCGCGGGTGCTCAACGGAGAGCGCGAGCCGCTGGCCGCCGCGCAGAAGCTGGCCGCGTGGCTGCAGCGGGAGAACTCGTACACGCTGGAGCTGAGCGGGAACGTGGAGGATCCGCTCGCGGACTTCCTCTTCGAGCGCAAGGCGGGGCACTGCGAGCACTTCGCCACCGCCCTCACGCTGATGCTGCGCACGCAGGGCATCCAAGCGCGGCTGGCCACGGGCTTCTTCGGCGGCGAGCGGGTGAACGACGGCTACGTCGTCCGTGCTGGCGACGCGCACGCGTGGACGCATGTGCTGGTACCGGGGCGCGGCTTCGTCACCGTGGATGCGACGCCGCCAGCCCACCGCGCCAGCCAGGCCTCCGAATTCCTCCAGGACCTGCTCGGCTTCTACGAGTCGCTGGAGGAGCGCTGGCGCAGCGCCGTGGTCGACTACTCCTTCAGGGACCAGTTGGACGTGGCGCGCTCGCTCGTCCGCCCGCCCCGAGGCTCGGATGAGAACGAGTCGCCGAGCCGGTTGCCACCGCTTCGGGCCTGGGCCACCGCGCTCGTCGCGGGCGCCGTCGCGTATGGCGTCTGGCGCAGGCTGGCGCGATTCCTCGAGCGTGAGCGCCCGCACGACGCCACGCGCTTCGTGGACGCGGTGGAAGCCCTGCTCGCCTCCGCCCGGTTGGAGCGCCACGAGGGCGAGACGCTGGAAGAGCTGGACGCGCGGCTCGCCCGCGAGCACCACCCGCTCTCCGCTGCCCTGAGCCCTGTCACCCGACGCTACCTGGAGGCCCGCTTCGGGGGCCGTCCGCTGCGCCAGGGTGAGTCGGTGGAGCTCCTCGGCACGCTCAAGCGCGCCATCGCCGCCGACGCCCGCCGCGCCGCCGCGGAAGCGCGCACTCCCCGCGCCCGCGCCTCCTGA
- a CDS encoding RNA polymerase factor sigma-32, whose protein sequence is MQASTEQSSNSGSLAMYLSEINHYSLLTVEEEQELARRFIKGDLAAGHRLVTSNLRFVVKVAYEYRSYGIKMSDLIQEGNIGLMKAVQKFDPDKGIRLISYAVWWIRAYIQNYILKSWSLVKLGTTQAQRKLFFSLARTRRELEKFGSGDAIVNVDDIARRLHVKPGEVREMEQRMGGRDLSLDAPMGEDGGNSHVDFVVSAAAPQDDEFADKEEAGLINARVRTALMRLDPRERFIIEQRVMNERPMTLKELGEHFGFSRERARQLEIRAKDKLKSELAALMAEVDPEAAAMQQ, encoded by the coding sequence ATGCAGGCTTCCACCGAGCAGTCGTCCAACTCCGGCTCTCTGGCGATGTACCTCTCGGAGATCAACCACTACTCCCTCCTCACGGTGGAGGAGGAGCAGGAGCTGGCGCGGCGCTTCATCAAGGGCGACCTGGCCGCCGGTCACCGCCTGGTGACGTCCAACCTGCGCTTCGTCGTGAAGGTCGCCTACGAGTACCGCTCCTACGGCATCAAGATGTCCGACCTCATCCAGGAGGGGAACATCGGCCTGATGAAGGCCGTGCAGAAGTTCGACCCGGACAAGGGCATCCGCCTCATCTCCTACGCGGTGTGGTGGATCCGCGCGTACATCCAGAACTACATCCTGAAGAGCTGGAGCCTGGTGAAGCTCGGTACCACGCAGGCGCAGCGCAAGCTGTTCTTCAGTCTGGCCCGCACGCGCCGTGAGCTGGAGAAGTTCGGCAGCGGCGACGCCATCGTGAATGTGGATGACATCGCCCGCCGGCTGCACGTGAAGCCCGGCGAGGTGCGCGAGATGGAGCAGCGCATGGGCGGCCGTGACCTCTCGCTCGACGCGCCCATGGGCGAGGACGGCGGCAACAGCCACGTGGACTTCGTGGTGAGCGCCGCCGCGCCGCAGGACGACGAGTTCGCGGACAAGGAGGAGGCCGGCCTCATCAACGCCCGCGTCCGCACCGCGCTGATGCGCCTGGACCCGCGCGAGCGCTTCATCATCGAGCAGCGCGTCATGAACGAGCGCCCGATGACGCTCAAGGAACTGGGCGAGCACTTCGGCTTCTCCCGCGAGCGCGCCCGCCAGCTGGAGATTCGCGCCAAGGACAAGCTGA